The DNA region CATCGAACGGCGATACAAATCAAGCATCGCTTCAAAGACACGACGATGTTTGTCGAGGTAAAAGTCATCAGGAGTGAGTTGATCAGCTACCTTGACCATGGCGTCTTTGTCGAGAAGCAGAGATCCTAAAAAAGACTGTTCCGCTTCTATATTATGGGGAGTCAGTTTTTCAATCGAGCTCATATATTTGGATCTTAGGGGCGCGGCAAGGCGATGGCAATGCAAGAAGAAACAAAAGAGGGGAGAAGGTGGGTTTGGATTGTGGATAACTCACCAAATATACGATCAAAACGTTTTACGACGCAAGATCTTTTGTATAATAATGTGCTATAATCCGCGTTATGAAACTCGCGCATGCGTGGACAAAGTCTGTACTTTCGATGATGGGGACGATTATGGGAGCTGGTTTATTTGCTTTGCCGGCGGCTTTTTCTTATATCGGACTAGGTTGGGGTACCTTGCTCTTTTGGTTACTGGCATTTGGAGCGCTGGCGACGCATCTAGCCTTAGCAAGAGAAATCCTTATCACGGGCGGTAAACACCGGTTGAGTTTTTTTGTGAAGAAATATTTCGGGCCGGTTATCGGAAGGTTGCCAGATATTACTTATCCTTTGCACTTGCTTTCAACGAGTTATGCTTATTTATTGCTCGGTGGAGGGTTTTTAGCAGCGCTTTTTTATCTTTTTTCTTTGCGCTTACCCGAAACAATTGCCATTGTCTTTTTTTGGGCGTTATTTAGCGTCGTCTCAGCAGCTGGTAATGGAGCGATTGCACGTGTAGAAACCTATGTTACCGCCGCCATGGTTGCAGCATTATTGATGTTGAGCGCCTTGCAATGGAAGGTCCTTTCTTTTGAGGTTTTATACGCAACACATCCGAGCGTTGTAGCGGCAATCGGTATTTTTCTTTTTGCTGTTTCTGGTTTTTCTGGTGTAGGAGAAGTGGTTGAGATAGTTGGCAGAAAAAAGAAAGCGTCCTATTCGTCTGTCATTGTCGGCACAATGATTTCTGCTTTTCTTACATGGATTTTTGGTGTGATTTTTTTCTTGGCATCACGCGGAACATTAGGCGAGAGAGTTATTGAGTTCAATTCTTATGTTCCAAGTAACTATATGTGGTTGCTGCCGGTCTTAGGCTTAACGGGTATTGCAACGTCTTATATTACAACATCAGCAGAGCTCAAATCCGTTTTTCGTGGTGATTTTGGATTAACAAAAATGGCGGCGGCAGTGCTCGCATACTGTTTGCCAATTTCATTGCTCCTTGTTGCATCGCATGAATTTGTACGAGTGATCTCATTTATTGGCGCGGTGTTTATTGGGTTAAATGCCTCAATGATTTGTTGGATTGCCGTTATAAAAATAAAACCATCGTCTATGACGAAGGTTTTTATCAAGATAGCTTACGCATTACTCACAGCTACGTATATTGGTTTTGCTCTATATACCGTCTACAAAGCATTTTGAGTTTTTGTCAGTTTTGCAAGATTGTTTAATGCGAGAGCAACGGTTACAGGTCCAACGCCACCAGGGACAGGGGTAATCCAATGATCAGCATCCAAAAACGCTTGTGTATCAGCGTCTCCGACCGTTTTACCTTGTTCTTTATTAATCCCCACATCAATAATAATAGCTTTTTCGCTTGTGAGTGAAGGATGTAAAAATTGAGCTCGACCAATAGCGATAATTACGATGTCTGATTCTTTTAGCTTAAAGGAGTCTAGCTCATCAGGGCGATTGATCGTAACGATGCATCCAGCTGTTTGTAAAAGTTGTGAGAGGGGATTTGCAAAGGTGTCAGTATTTGTAATGAGCACCGCAATAGCGCCGGCGAGCTTTACCGGGGTTTCATTTAGTAATCGTAAACATGCTTCATGTACAGGAGAGATGATAATGGGGTTCTTTTCTGCGAGGCGTTTTGCATTTTCTGGATGAAATGCGTCTACATCTTTTAGCGGATCGATAGAAGCGATAAGCGCGTCAGTATTGTGTTCGCCCTTTAAGGGGAGTTGAACGAGAATTCCGTTTACGAGGGGATTCTCATTCCATTTTTTCAGTATTTCTAAAAGCTCAGGATCTGGAGTATCGGCGGAGACTTTTTCGAGTACAGCTTTTGCACCAATACGTTCGGCGGCTTTCATTTTATTACGAATATAAATATCGGACGCTGAATCATCACCTACTTGCAATATGGCTAATGTTGGTGCGATTTTTAGTGCTTCTATTTGTTGTTTTGTTTCTTGTTCGAGGCGCTGAGCCAAGGCTTTTCCGTCTATAATAGGCATAAGCCAAGCATAAAGCTTGTTGGCCTCAAAGTCGAGAGCGTTTGACCAAGAAGGGTAAAATCGGCTATTCTCAAGCCCACTAATATGACCCAGGGACCACACCACGTAGCCATGATTATGGATGGCAATCGCCGCTGGGCAAAAGAACGCGGTCTTTCGACGATTGACGGTCATAAGGCCGGTTACGAAACAATGAAAAAGGTAGGGGATTGGTGTATCGATCGTGGAGTCAAAGTCCTTACCGTTTATGCGTTTTCTACAGAAAACTGGAAACGCTCAGAGACCGAAGTAAACTTTTTGATGCTCTTACTCGAAACAGCGCTCGAAAAAGAAATCGAATATTTTCTTACGCGACAAATTCGTTTGAGAATTATCGGTAGACGTGAAGGTTTTTCAAAAAAGATTCTTGATCTTATTGATAATGCAGAAAAAGAGACTGAGCATTTTCAAGATTTTACGTTCTGTATTTGTTTGAACTATGGCGGACGTCAAGAAATTACTGATGCTGTAAAGGCTATTGTTACCTCGGGTATTTCTGTTGATGAAATTACCGAAGATACCGTAGCATCACATCTTTACTGGTCTAATATGCCAGGTCCTGATCTCATTATTCGGACTTCAGGTGAAGAGCGCTTGAGTGGATTTTTGCTTTGGCAAGCAGCATATAGTGAGCTCATGTGGATGAAAAAGTATTGGCCAGATCTCGAAGAACGAGATGTTGATGCGTCTTTTGAACGGTTCGCAGAACGGTCGCGTCGATTTGGTAAATAGCACTCTTTACAGTCAAAAAAAGAAGCGATATCATTCGCTTCCTTTTTGTTTAATGACAAAAAGCGCACATTGAAAGGCTACGACACATGTCTGAACAAGAGTTAGATCATCAGAGCGTAGGGGTGATTATTGCCTGCCCAGGGCTATATAAATTTCTTTTTCAGGTAAACGATGAAGGTCATCCTGACCCTCGTTGTAGAGGAAGAATGCAACTCTGGGGTGGTCATATGAAGGAAGAGGATGACAACAATCCTTTTCTCGCGCTGAAGCGCGAACTCTCAGAAGAGTGGTGTGATCAAAGCGTTGTAGAAGAAGTGTCTCGATGCGTAAGTCGACAGACTCCGCGACGATTTATTCTTCAATCTAACGGAGGCTCACCTCATCCATACAGGTATAGTTTAGATGTATTTCTTGCCCTGGCCCCTAGAGAACTCTTTATGGATTGGTTTATTCGCCTCGAGCATCAGGGGTTCAACGAAGGGCGTATGGTATTTCTTACGCGGGAGATGATTAAGTACTATATCTCTGATAAAGACTTGCAGAGGCTTTTCTTGGGTAATCTACATGAGGTCATGAAGTATTACTTTGAAAGCGAAGAGTCTTTGAGCGGTCTTCAGACATTTGCGCGCTCTAGTCGTCCACATGTCTGATAGTGTCCGAATCGTTTCTACTGAAAAAGCACCCGACTGGGTGCTTTTATCATACCGTTAAGCGATTACGCTTTTTTGGTTGTTTTGCGGCTTGCTTTTTTAGGAGCAGCTTTTCTTACCACAGGAGCTTTTTGAGCTACGTCTGTAGGAACGACGTTTGCGTACTTAGCCATTTTGAGCTGGCCAGTAAAGCGACGTACGCGCTTATTCGTAAAGGATACAAGTCCTGTTGCTACCGCGAATAATGTGTCGTCACTGCCTTTCATGACATTGAGACCCGGGCGGATAGCTGTTCCGCGTTGGCGGACAATGATGTTGCCTGGTTTTACGTATTCACCTGCATAGCGTTTAACGCCGAGACGCTGACCTTGAGAATCTCGCAGGTTTTGGGTAGAACCACCGGCCTTTTTTGATGCCATAAAAGGGTGCTAATAATTAATAATGATGGGCAGAATGATACTGAAGTAGCAAAAACTTGTCAAGAAAGCCAAAATCAGTAAAATTAGCTATATCTATGATAAAAACCCAAGAACAGTTTAAAGAAGAGGTTGAAGGTGTCCTTGAGGTTGTTCGCCAGGGCTTGGCGTTTCACAACGGCAGTGTAGAACTTGTTGATGCTGATCCTGTCACGGGACGGGTAGAAGTGCGTTTTC from Candidatus Nomurabacteria bacterium includes:
- a CDS encoding bifunctional 5,10-methylenetetrahydrofolate dehydrogenase/5,10-methenyltetrahydrofolate cyclohydrolase, producing the protein MPIIDGKALAQRLEQETKQQIEALKIAPTLAILQVGDDSASDIYIRNKMKAAERIGAKAVLEKVSADTPDPELLEILKKWNENPLVNGILVQLPLKGEHNTDALIASIDPLKDVDAFHPENAKRLAEKNPIIISPVHEACLRLLNETPVKLAGAIAVLITNTDTFANPLSQLLQTAGCIVTINRPDELDSFKLKESDIVIIAIGRAQFLHPSLTSEKAIIIDVGINKEQGKTVGDADTQAFLDADHWITPVPGGVGPVTVALALNNLAKLTKTQNAL
- the uppS gene encoding di-trans,poly-cis-decaprenylcistransferase: MTQGPHHVAMIMDGNRRWAKERGLSTIDGHKAGYETMKKVGDWCIDRGVKVLTVYAFSTENWKRSETEVNFLMLLLETALEKEIEYFLTRQIRLRIIGRREGFSKKILDLIDNAEKETEHFQDFTFCICLNYGGRQEITDAVKAIVTSGISVDEITEDTVASHLYWSNMPGPDLIIRTSGEERLSGFLLWQAAYSELMWMKKYWPDLEERDVDASFERFAERSRRFGK
- the rpmA gene encoding 50S ribosomal protein L27 produces the protein MASKKAGGSTQNLRDSQGQRLGVKRYAGEYVKPGNIIVRQRGTAIRPGLNVMKGSDDTLFAVATGLVSFTNKRVRRFTGQLKMAKYANVVPTDVAQKAPVVRKAAPKKASRKTTKKA
- a CDS encoding NifU family protein gives rise to the protein MIKTQEQFKEEVEGVLEVVRQGLAFHNGSVELVDADPVTGRVEVRFQGNCVGCSMADFTFKAGVEEVLYEMIPEVREVVLAPPEESIEKSA